In Lodderomyces elongisporus chromosome 1, complete sequence, a genomic segment contains:
- the HEM14 gene encoding oxygen-dependent protoporphyrinogen oxidase (BUSCO:EOG092621GY), translating into MTLTKLPKDGKVAVLGAGISGLTFTYFLSKLRPDLHFTIYEKTQRPGGWMFSPTLHVKDTGEKIMLEKGPRTLRGVKDGSLLMIDILQNLGLKNQVEVINKSSPANKKYITDSQGEIVQVPNSIASTVQFLKQVKAFDWNLLRGIVFEPFVKPYNGDETVEQFFKRRFKSTIITDNVASAIMHGVYAGDIGKLSIKSILPALKEIEHESGSIVKHVLQQILKSKTKPKPKLNGTTKDGEIDSKQKVQKLSELLQTYEQLLSPHANLLSLQTRLKDYPMIKLHDGMDALPRHLAQFLIQNTNTVIKYNAPIESCDPVSGLVNGEKFDHIRSTINTHSLANSLPANNPLVPQLNSIQYVSIFLTNLFTRESLLIPQGKPGFGFLRPRYRNVSNNPQALLGTIYDSDIENHVQGLFNDSKPVRNKYNKITIMMGGHYYSHWSIPSNKLNLKIVEDVLAEKLKVDVSRLNVKAITISEGKRDTEIDTIKDNDLVISYSLHSQCIPQYNLGYQETKEKVLEILNKENYKLSFGGTVFAGGLGVPDCVESSLVDALQLK; encoded by the coding sequence atgacaTTAACAAAACTACCGAAAGATGGAAAGGTCGCTGTACTAGGAGCTGGTATCCTGGGTCTTACATTTACATATTTTTTGAGCAAGTTAAGACCAGATTTACATTTCACAATCTATGAAAAGACTCAACGACCGGGAGGATGGATGTTTTCGCCAACATTGCACGTCAAGGATACCGGCGAGAAAATAATGCTTGAGAAGGGTCCAAGAACACTACGCGGAGTTAAGGATGGAAGCTTACTTATGATTGATATCTTGCAGAACTTGGGCCTCAAGAATCAGGTAGAGGTGATTAACAAATCAAGTCCAGCtaacaaaaaatatattaCTGATAGCCAGGGCGAGATAGTTCAAGTGCCAAACTCAATTGCAAGCACAGTCCAGTTTTTAAAACAGGTGAAGGCTTTCGACTGGAATCTTCTCAGAggaattgtttttgaacCTTTTGTCAAGCCCTACAATGGAGATGAAACTGTTGAACAATTTTTTAAGAGAAGGTTTAAAAGTACAATAATTACGGACAACGTTGCCAGTGCAATAATGCACGGAGTGTATGCAGGTGATATTGGCAAACTTAGTATCAAGAGTATTTTGCCTGCATTGAAAGAGATTGAACATGAATCTGGCTCAATAGTAAAGCatgttttgcaacaaataCTTAAACTGAAGACAAAGCCCAAGCCCAAGCTTAATGGTACAACAAAGGATGGTGAAATAGACAGTAAAcaaaaagtacaaaaaCTCTCGGAGCTATTGCAAACCTACGAACAGTTGCTTTCACCGCATGCTAATTTACTACTGCTACAGACGCGGCTCAAAGATTACCCAATGATCAAATTACATGATGGTATGGATGCTCTTCCCAGACATTTAGCGCAATTCCTTAtccaaaatacaaataccGTGATTAAGTATAATGCACCCATAGAATCATGCGATCCAGTATCGGGACTTGTAAATGGAGAAAAGTTTGATCATATACGAAGCACCATCAATACCCATAGCTTGGCCAACTCCTTACCAGCAAACAACCCATTGGTCCCACAGCTAAACTCTATTCAGTATGTCTCAATATTTTTGACAAACTTGTTTACACGGGAGCTGCTCTTGATACCGCAAGGAAAGCCGGGCTTTGGTTTCTTACGACCACGATACCGCAATGTTTCAAACAACCCACAAGCTCTATTAGGCACGATTTACGATTCAGACATTGAGAATCATGTGCAAGGTCTCTTTAACGATAGTAAACCAGTTCGCAACAAATATAACAAGATTACAATAATGATGGGTGGCCACTATTACTCGCATTGGAGCATCCCTTCGAATAAGTTGAATCtcaaaattgttgaagatgttTTAGCTGAAAAGTTGAAGGTTGATGTTTCGAGGTTGAATGTTAAAGCTATTACCATCAGTGAAGGCAAAAGGGATACGGAAATCGATACAATCAAGGATAATGATTTGGTAATAAGCTATAGTTTACATTCACAATGTATCCCTCAGTACAATCTTGGCTATCAAGagaccaaagaaaaagtccTTGAGATATTGAACAAAGAGAATTATAAACTTTCATTTGGAGGTACTGTATTTGCTGGAGGTCTTGGAGTTCCTGATTGTGTGGAAAGTTCACTTGTAGACGCATTGCaattgaaatga
- the OPY2 gene encoding overproduction-induced pheromone-resistant, with protein sequence MQILQTNVFENPIPSNLLLKRDDSSASSTSTSPSSTITSSDSSASSTSTGCPVLGDCVCPNKDEQCVQVAATESRCAYNKCTKIASSSKLNTGGVVGGVIGGVAFIALVALFLYYFLIYRKKHPLELDETYDYDYEYGDEYYDDDTLDVDGVGMGANGLHGGSGAGGAGSGDQMSEIALKRLNSDRKISQRTDFDQSSRDDGSNGDTRTIGEKNLSPTSGKFNTNSNGAMGALGASGATGATGATGAMRATGVTTTPSAAGVASQHPRPHPQMRRGVVNNPRKNMRRVSSYESFTKPSAIKSKSKQQQILMAQQRRARQKKIIQQANQQSHQLQQQQQLQQSQQQSHLGPNGPSGVDDIYMQPSNRNSVATSFSNASNILPIAYIAGVTVRPTQKNTQSLYSYDSDSIFSDLNTIENASIVNDVVMVGNNPKQSNVDTHEPPSSHTSQGQQINGPATMTAIKAQPRLVNVDRIEEEEEEEEEEEEDDDDNDYNDYEGGEVVEGHYGQNFGNRGTVQGSQNIIPVRINTVTAGNGAVDTDDSDVDSDIGEITRATSVRRTTNSASNASKDTLKNNSLQNSNSTMYNREVIMGASGSDDNDTNSASYPSMGMMSYNENRDRESTRVRDSALDRDNGSTVGSFLFDVEFDETPQILAPKRVLSNLEDDFEDDAASRSSPFADP encoded by the coding sequence ATGCAAATACTACAGACAAATGTATTCGAAAATCCCATTCCCAGCAACTTGTTGTTAAAAAGAGATGACAGTTCTGCTAGTTCCACAAGCACGAGTCCTTCTTCCACTATCACATCCAGCGATTCTAGCGCATCAAGTACATCGACGGGATGTCCAGTCCTAGGAGATTGTGTGTGTCCGAATAAAGACGAACAATGTGTACAAGTTGCAGCCACTGAATCTAGGTGTGCTTACAATAAATGCACCAAGATTGCAAGCTCGCTGAAACTAAACACCGGAGGAGTCGTTGGTGGTGTTATTGGTGGTGTGGCATTCATTGCCTTGGTTGCATTGTTCTTGTACTACTTCCTTATATATCGCAAAAAACACCCTTTGGAATTGGATGAAACCTATGATTATGACTATGAGTATGGCGATGAATATTACGACGACGATACTTTGGATGTCGACGGAGTTGGCATGGGTGCAAATGGACTCcatggtggtagtggtgctggtggtgctggtagTGGAGACCAAATGAGTGAAATTGCgttgaaaagattaaatTCTGATCGGAAAATCCTGCAAAGAACCGATTTCGACCAGCTGAGTCGCGATGACGGATCGAATGGTGATACCAGGACAATTGGCGAGAAGAATTTATCACCAACTAGTGGGAAATTTAATACTAACAGTAATGGAGCGATGGGAGCCTTGGGAGCCTCGGGAGCCACAGGTGCCACAGGTGCCACAGGTGCCATGAGAGCCACGGGAGTAACAACTACTCCGTCTGCAGCAGGTGTTGCATCTCAACATCCACGCCCGCATCCACAGATGAGAAGAGGAGTGGTGAACAATCCAAGAAAGAATATGCGAAGAGTATCGTCGTACGAATCATTTACAAAACCCAGTGCAATAAAGCTGAAATcgaaacaacaacaaatattAATGGCTCAGCAAAGACGAGCAAGACAGAAGAAGATTATACAGCAAGCTAACCAGCAGCTGCAccaattacaacaacaacaacagttgCAGCAGTCGCAACAGCAGTCGCATTTGGGTCCAAATGGACCTAGTGGAGTGGATGATATTTATATGCAGCCATCAAATAGAAACTCTGTGGCCACTTCATTCTCCAATGCGTCGAATATTCTTCCTATTGCTTATATTGCTGGTGTCACAGTGCGGCCGACCCAGAAAAACACTCAGTCATTATATTCTTATGACTCGGACTCAATATTTTCTGATTTAAATACCATTGAAAATGCAAGTATTGTGAATGATGTTGTAATGGTGGGAAATAACCCCAAGCAAAGCAATGTGGACACTCATGAACCACCATCTCTGCATACTTCTCAAGGCCAACAAATAAATGGACCTGCAACTATGACGGCGATAAAAGCACAACCAAGACTAGTCAATGTGGATCgaatagaagaagaggaggaggaagaggaagaagaagaagaagatgatgatgataatgattaTAATGATTATGAAGGAGGGGAAGTTGTTGAGGGTCACTATGGTCAAAACTTTGGCAATCGCGGAACTGTGCAGGGATCGCAGAATATTATTCCGGTGAGAATAAATACAGTGACAGCAGGTAATGGTGCAGTTGATACGGACGATAGTGATGTTGATTCTGATATAGGTGAAATAACGCGTGCAACTTCTGTCAGGAGGACTACGAACAGTGCAAGTAATGCAAGTAAGGATACGCTAAAGAATAATTCGTTGCAAAACAGCAATTCCACCATGTACAATCGAGAGGTTATTATGGGAGCAAGTGGCAGTGACGATAATGATACGAATAGTGCATCGTATCCATCGATGGGAATGATGTCATATAATGAGaacagagacagagagtCTACACGTGTTAGAGATAGTGCGCTTGATAGAGATAATGGATCAACTGTAGGgtcctttttgtttgatgTTGAGTTTGATGAGACACCACAAATACTTGCGCCAAAAAGAGTTTTGAGTAACCTTGAAGATGATTTCGAAGATGATGCCGCACTGAGGTCGAGTCCGTTCGCTGATCCGTAA
- the ADH1_1 gene encoding Alcohol dehydrogenase, producing MNRFKIPTTQKAVIFSTLNGPLEYKSIPVPKPAPNQLLVNIHYSGVCHSDLHVYKGEFGKTLPNLPLVGGHEGSGVVVGFGSNVTNWQIGDLAGVKLINHTCGTCEHCQQSQETACADSRLSGVHINGTFQQYCIVDALQATKLPRDINLPAVGPILCAGITVYKGLKASLAKPGQWVVISGAAGGLGSLAVQYAKALGLRVIAIDGGGEPNEKEKFVKDLGAEVYIDFTKSADVVKEVHQHSGSGGGAHAALNVSTSEAAIQQSINFVRSRGTVVLIGLPAEAKIKIPILPTVLRQITVKGSYVGTNWDTHEAVDFFARGLIRCPIQIVGLSELERVFKLMEQGKIIGRYVVDTSK from the coding sequence ATGAACAGATTTAAAATCCCAACTACTCAAAAAGCAGTAATCTTTTCCACTCTAAATGGTCCACTCGAGTACAAGTCCATTCCCGTGCCCAAACCTGCGCCAAACCAGCTTCTCGTGAACATTCACTACTCGGGAGTTTGCCACTCTGACTTGCACGTCTACAAAGGTGAGTTTGGCAAGACTTTACCTAATCTCCCACTCGTAGGTGGCCACGAAGGTTCGGGAGTCGTTGTTGGATTCGGCTCAAATGTCACAAACTGGCAAATCGGTGACCTTGCTGGTGTCAAACTCATTAATCACACGTGTGGTACCTGCGAGCATTGTCAGCAATCACAAGAGACTGCTTGCGCAGACTCTCGGCTCTCGGGTGTGCATATCAATGGCACATTCCAGCAATACTGCATCGTTGACGCCTTACAGGCAACAAAATTACCACGTGATATAAATCTACCTGCTGTGGGACCAATATTGTGTGCGGGCATAACGGTATACAAGGGCTTAAAAGCATCACTAGCGAAACCTGGTCAATGGGTCGTTATTTCCGGTGCTGCAGGAGGATTGGGCTCGCTTGCCGTGCAGTATGCGAAAGCCTTAGGCTTGAGAGTTATTGCAATCGATGGTGGCGGTGAGCCGAACgagaaggaaaagtttGTTAAGGATTTAGGGGCAGAAGTATACATTGATTTCACAAAAAGTGCTGATGTCGTAAAGGAAGTTCACCAACATTCGGGAAGTGGCGGAGGCGCTCATGCAGCATTAAATGTCTCCACTTCTGAAGCTGCAATTCAACAAAGCATCAACTTTGTTAGATCTCGCGGCACAGTGGTGCTTATTGGTTTACCAGCAGAGGCCAAGATTAAAATACCAATATTGCCCACAGTATTGAGACAAATCACCGTGAAGGGTTCCTATGTGGGAACAAATTGGGATACTCATGAAGCAGTTGATTTCTTTGCAAGAGGTTTGATCAGATGTCCTATACAAATAGTTGGCTTGAGTGAGCTTGAAAGAGTTTTCAAATTAATGGAACAAGGTAAGATTATTGGTCGATATGTTGTTGATACATCCAAGTAA
- the TKL1 gene encoding Transketolase, producing the protein MAPSIDELSVSTIRGLSVDQVNAAQSGHPGAPLGLAPAAHALWRKMRFNPQDPKWINRDRFVLSNGHACALLYSLLVLYGYDLTVDDLKQFRQLNSKTPGHPERLDTPGVEVTSGPLGQGISNAVGMAIAQKQLAATYNKPDFPISDSKVYAFMGDGCLMEGVSSEASSLAGHLQLDNLIAFWDDNRISIDGDTACAFTENVPERYRAYGWHILEVPDANTDIDAISKAIDEAKTIKNKPVLIRLVTTIGYGSKAAGTGGVHGAPLKADDLKQLKKSWGFDEESNFYIPDEVANYFAEKVESNKKEQQAWEKLFNEYKQKYPKEGADLQRRLEGKFPDGWKDNIPTFTAKDKALATRKLSEGVLDYLYGVLPELIGGSADLTGSNLTRPEASTDFQPPSTNLGNYGGRYIRYGVREHGMGAIMNGIDTFGAHSRTYGGTFLNFVSYAAGALRLSALSHQGVIWVATHDSIGLGEDGPTHQPIETLAHFRAIPNLSVWRPADGNEVSAAYIAAIEAVDHPSVIALTRQNVPHLENSSIEQALKGGYTVWPVEDGKPDLIIVSTGSEVSISIDAAKLLAKEKNQKVAVVSIPDFHTFDQQPIDYRLSILPDGVPIMSVEVLSTFGWSKYSHEHFGLNRFGASGKAADLYKFFGFTPEGIAERAEKTIQFYKGKVVGSPVHTAFEELK; encoded by the coding sequence atggctCCATCTATTGACGAATTATCAGTCAGCACCATCAGAGGTTTGTCCGTTGACCAAGTCAATGCTGCTCAATCCGGTCACCCAGGTGCTCCATTGGGTTTGGCTCCAGCTGCTCACGCTCTTTGGAGAAAAATGAGGTTTAACCCACAAGACCCAAAATGGATCAACAGAGATAGATTTGTCTTGTCCAATGGTCACGCTTGTGCTTTGCTTTACTCACTTTTGGTTCTTTACGGTTACGACTTGACCGTGGATGACTTGAAACAATTTAGACAATTGAACTCAAAGACTCCAGGTCACCCAGAAAGATTGGACACTCCAGGTGTCGAAGTCACCTCGGGTCCATTGGGTCAAGGTATCTCAAACGCTGTTGGTATGGCTATTGCTCAAAAGCAATTGGCTGCTACCTACAACAAGCCAGACTTTCCAATCTCCGACTCAAAGGTTTACGCATTCATGGGTGATGGTTGTTTGATGGAGGGTGTTTCTTCCGAAGCCTCCTCATTGGCTGGTCACTTGCAATTGGACAACTTGATTGCCTTTTGGGATGACAACAGAATCTCTATTGACGGTGACACTGCTTGTGCATTCACTGAAAATGTCCCAGAAAGATACAGAGCTTACGGATGGCACATTTTGGAAGTTCCAGATGCTAACACCGATATCGATGCCATTTCCAAGGCCATTGACGAAGCCAAGACCATCAAGAACAAACCAGTCTTGATCAGATTGGTTACCACAATTGGTTACGGTTCTAAAGCTGCCGGTACCGGTGGTGTCCACGGTGCTCCATTGAAAGCTGACGACTTGAAGCAATTGAAGAAGTCATGGGGTTTTGACGAAGAGTCCAACTTTTACATCCCAGACGAAGTTGCCAACTATTTTGCCgaaaaagttgaatcaAACAAGAAGGAACAACAAGCTTGGGAGAAATTGTTTAACGAgtataaacaaaaataccCTAAGGAAGGTGCTGACTTGCAAAGAAGATTGGAAGGTAAATTCCCAGACGGATGGAAGGACAACATTCCAACTTTTACTGCTAAAGACAAGGCTCTTGCCACCAGAAAATTGTCGGAAGGAGTTTTGGACTACTTGTACGGTGTCCTCCCAGAATTGATTGGTGGTTCTGCTGATTTGACCGGTTCCAACTTGACCAGACCAGAAGCTTCTACTGATTTCCAACCACCATCAACCAACTTGGGTAACTACGGTGGTAGATACATCAGATACGGTGTCAGAGAACACGGTATGGGTGCCATCATGAATGGTATCGATACTTTTGGTGCTCACTCTAGAACATATGGTGGTACCTTTTTGAACTTTGTCTCTTATGCTGCTGGTGCCTTGAGGTTGTCAGCTTTGTCACACCAAGGTGTCATTTGGGTTGCTACCCACGACTCTATTGGTTTGGGTGAAGATGGACCAACACATCAACCTATTGAGACTTTGGCTCACTTTAGAGCTATTCCAAACTTGTCAGTTTGGAGACCAGCTGATGGTAATGAGGTTTCTGCTGCTTACATTGCTGCTATCGAAGCCGTTGACCATCCATCTGTCATTGCCTTGACCAGACAAAACGTTCCACACTTGGAGAACTCCAGTATCGAGCAAGCATTGAAGGGTGGTTACACTGTATGGCCAGTTGAAGACGGTAAGCCAGACCTCATCATTGTGTCTACCGGTTCTGAAGTCTCAATCTCAATTGATGCTGCTAAATTGTTAGCTAAGgagaagaaccaaaaagtTGCTGTTGTCTCTATTCCAGACTTCCATACTTTTGACCAACAACCAATTGACTACAGATTGAGCATTTTGCCAGATGGCGTTCCAATCATGTCAGTTGAAGTATTGTCAACCTTTGGATGGTCAAAATACTCCCACGAACACTTTGGTTTGAACAGATTCGGTGCATCTGGTAAGGCTGCTGATTTGTACAAGTTCTTTGGCTTTACTCCAGAAGGTATTGCCGAGAGAGCTGAAAAGACTATCCAATTCTACAAGGGTAAAGTTGTTGGCTCACCAGTCCACACTGCttttgaagaattgaaGTAA